The window accaagtttttgcaatacagttcccctatacgttttcaatgtgaaaaccgtatggaactgtattgaaaaccgtatgcattgactctccattgaaaaccgtatgccaaacaatgcatccggttgcatcctttTGGCATCTTGtatggttttgtctgttttttttcccgtaccgaAAACCGTTGCCTACCAtggttttggtccgggtgaaaaactgtattaaaccttatccatttttatttaacatgggagtcaatgggaactgtacagaaccgtacgTGCGTATGGtttcatccggttttcaccatacggtttttgactctgcacagttttttttttcttggaatttcaatcaaaccagttaaactttattcataatggagtaaaaagtttaaaacttctttcttaaaaaacggatgcaactggacatcatttttcaaaccgtatacggtttttaaccatatacgggttaaaatttgcacacaccttttgatacagtttagtccggtttagaggaatcagtttttcatcaaaaccatgatacaggaactgtattgcaaaagcgtggtgtgaatgcagccttattgcAGCAAGCACACGCCCGCTCCACAACCAGGAGGCACCCACCCGCCACACATGAAGACATACTCGAAGCCAAATGCCGTGCTGCAGGTGGGCGATCCCTTTGAGAGCATCCATATGTCGGCAGCTCGCCTCGCACATCAGGCCAGCCAGAAGGCTGGAGCCGTGCTAAGGGGCTTAAGCATAGGACCTTACAGCGACTCCGGACTTGGTGAGCAGTGCAGTGCACAATTATCTCCATACAATGGGGCTAATGACTGTGTGGGCTACTAGACCTGAAATCTGCATGGATACTGCATCAAGTGACAGGTCACTTTTGatgtggataaaaaaaataaaataaaataaaaaaaaaagatttatcaaatcctgtcctgtggaaaaattgctgagttgcccatagcaaccaatcagattgcttcattcatttttgcaaaggcctgtgaaaaattaaagaagggctctgattggttgctatgggcaactgggcagcttttcctctggacagattttgatatatctcccccaatgagatGCAGACTTTACAAAGACTCAGTGTGAACAAGTATTAAAAGGCTTTAATAATGGCGCAATTTtaaagtgtgaaaggggccttaacaaAAAaggttgaagaaaaaaacaataaaaacagacACACAGTTCATGGTACAGAACAAATGGCAACACATTATTTATGTAGCAGCGGTTTTTCCATTTCCTCCcatgaaaaatataataaataaaattaaaatgtaaattatATGTAACccaaacaacatataaaaattgaCACTGAACACAGCAACATAAAACATAtttctcttctccccccccccccctctctttcaaGAAGTTATCTGCTTTGGCTAATACAGGGGGAGTGAATAGGCCAGGTCCATTTCTGGGCTTTGTCCAAATCTCAAACAAtaactataaagttttttttcgtaGACTTCTTGTAGAAATTGAAAGCAGGATTGTGTTTCCAAATGTCTTTCTATCCAATATTTAACTGCAGCCTATTATTGTCAAACACTTGAGTCTGAGCACATCATAGCTTCTCAGTGATCCTTTGATATGAACACTGcattacaataattttttttaactgtgccATTaaagcgcaaaaaaaataaatgcaaactaatatttaaaaatattttattgttttatgctcACATATTCATTGCAATTTCAAGGTTATAGGAAGTACAGTACCAAAAAATGCACCAGCATTAATGTATAAGTTTTGACAGATTTAAGACTATTtactttttaaataaaactatattaaaaactaAATCACATCCATAGGAAGATTTATACAGCAGCAAATTTATAATAAAAGAGCACACACTCTAATGTCATAGATAACAGTATCTCTTGATGGCAGTCATATGGGTATATACTGCTTGGTCAaagtaaataccgtatatactcgagtataagctgacccgaatataagccgaggcccctaatttcaacccaaaatcccaggaaaagttattgactcgagtataagcctagggtgggaaatacatcatccccccctgtcatcatccagacccgtcattaacatcctcatcatcatcaccctgtcatcatccagaccctcatcatcatcacctgtcatcatccccttgtcatcatcccacacatccccccttcatcatcccctaatttcaacccaaaatcccaggaaaagttattgactcgagtataagcctagggtgggaaatacatcatccccctctgtcatcatccagacccgtcattaacatcctcatcatcatcaccctgtcatcatccagaccctcatcatcatcacctgtcatcatccccttgtcatcatcccacaccccccttcatcatccccttgtcatcatcccacaccccccttcatcatccccttgtcatcatccccaccccccttcatcatccccttatcatcccacaccctccccttcatcatccccttgtcatcatcccccccccttcatcatccccttgtcatcatccccaccccccttcatcatccccttgtcatcatcccacacccccccttcatcatcctcttgtcatcatccgccctcagtggtcttcaacctgcggacctccagaggtttcaaaactacaactcccagcaagcccgggcagccatcggctgtccgggcttgctgggagttgtagttttgaaacctctggaggtccgcaggatgaagaccactgcgacctttgacatcatccagccccctctcaccccgtttagttctgtacagtactcgcctccgatcggcactggtccggtgctgcaggactgtccggtgggatagtggttccgggctgctatcttcaccggggcgcctcttctccgcgcttctcgcccagaatagaggcgttgccttgacgatgacacagaagtacgttggtaatgaacgtacctctgcgtcgtcgtcaaggcaacgtgactattctggggccgggcccgaagcgcttagaagaggcctccccggtgaggatagcagcccggaaccactatcccaccagacgacctcctcaccggacagtcctgcagcaccggaccagcgccgagcggaggcgagtactgtacagaactaaagggggtgagagggggctggatgatgtcgaaggccgcagtggtcttcaacctgcggacctccataggtttcaaaactacaactcccagcaagcccggacagccgatggctgcccgggcttgctaggagttgtagttttgaaacctctggaggtccgcaggttgaagaccactgcgggtggagagttcactcgagtataagccgagggggttgttttcagcacgaaaaatcgtgctgaaaaactcggcttatattcgagtatatacggtaatagtaAATCAGTGCAGATCAGCTCCtgtattttgggggagatttatcaaaacctgtgtagaggaagagtggtgcagttgcccatggcaaccaatcagatcgcttctttcatttttcacaggtctctttaaaaatgaaagaagcaatctgattggttgctatgggcaaatgcaccactcttcctctgcacaggttttgataaatctccccctttgtttgtagGAATTCCTAGTGAAATAATAAAAGTTCTACAATGAAGTGGTAGTGTTTCCTGGAGAAAGCTCAGAGTAGAATGCatcttgtgtagtgaccgccatGTAGTCAGCACTCGCATCGGACAGCAGCCTGCTTGTGTAATACTGAACTTAGTTGCTCAATGGTATACAAACACTGCAGCAAACAGGTTCTGTTCACACTTACTTGTAAAAAATAGTTTTACTTTTTGGATAAAGAacaagtgacaaaaaatatgtaaaaactgtaaaaaaaatttgagtaaCGACAATGTTACCGTGTCTTCTCAAGAATGCATTTTTCCACCCACTATTGTGAATAGTCATGTTAATCTTATCACTTAGGtgatgttttttctaaactttggGCTTAAACATCTTTTATTAGAAACCTCAAATCTTCGATGTCCAATACCGGACATTAATACACCAAGACTATGTGAATGCATAACTTTATGTGTCACTGTTGTTCTTCCAGTTTACTTCTGTTATTATACAATTCaaaattatacagggtgggccatttatatggatacaccttaataaaaggggaatggttggtgatattaacttcctgtttgtggcacattagtatatgtgagggtggaaacttttcaagatgggtggtgaccatggcggccattttgaatccaacttttgttttttcaataggaagagggtcatgtgacacatgaaacctattgggaatttcacaagaaaaacaatgatgtgcttggttttaatgtaactttatgctttcatgagttatttacaagtttctgaccacttataaaatgtgttcaatgtgctgcccattgtgttggattgtcaatgcaaccctcttctcccactcttcacacactgatagcaacaccgcaggagaaatgctagcacaggcttccagtatccgtatacactgctatatactactatatacaccgcaggagaaatgctagcacaggcttccagtatctgtagtttcaggtgctgcacatctcgtatcttcacaacatagacaattgccttcagatgatcccaaagataaaagtctaagggggtcagatcgggagaccttgggtgccattcaactggcccacgacgaccaatccactttccaggaaactgttcatctagggatgctcggacctgacacccataatgtggtggtcaccatcttgctggaaaaactcagggaacatgtcagcttcagtgcataaagagggaaacacatcatcatgtaggccactggatatgcaaaattgctacatgatgatgtgtttccctctttatgcactgaagctggcatgttccctgagtttttccagcaagatggtgcaccaccacattatgggtttcaggtccgagcattcctagatgaacagtttcctggaaagtggattggtcatcgtaggccagttgaatggcccccaaggtctcccgatctgacccccttagacttttatctttggggtcatgtgGGGTCAttgggagatgtgcagcacctgaaactacggatactggaagcctgtgctagcatttcttctaactcatgaaagaataaagttacatttaaaccaagcacatcattgttttccttgtgaaattcccaataagtttgatgtgtcacatgaccctcttcctattgaaaaaacaaaagttggattcaaaatggccgacatggtcaacacccatcttgaaaagtttcccccctcacatatactaatgtgccacaaacaggaagttaatatcaccaaccattcccattttattaaggtgtatccatataaatggcccaccctgtatataatctCATTTATAACAAAAGCAAGTATATGCATATATGTTATaagttttttgggggaaatttatcaaaacctgtgcaccaatcatattgcttctttcatttttcacaggcattttaaaaaatgaaagaagcaagctgactgattgctatgggaaactggtaaacttttcctctgcacagtctttgataaattgtataaaaaaaataaaaaaaaatgtaatataaaatctTACATGTAGAAAAATGTCTAGGGCATTGTTTTGAATCATTGTCTTATTCATGTTGTTGCATGAAAACAGCTTATATCTTGCCAATAGAGAAGAAGACTACTGAACTTAAATAAAATATGCCAAAAATCTTTATGACTAGCCCCATgcagccatgtccttctttatACCCCTTTTACCTGCCAACAGACCTGCTTTAATACCAACCCCTCCTTCTAAGCTTATGCATTACCCAACAAAAAATACCCTCTATTTTACATTAGAAGCATAAAGCGGTACAGAAGAGCTCAATAGAAGGATATTGGTGCCGCATTACACCTCCAATTAACTCAGAAGCTGTATTGAACCGCAATACAACTGTGTGCATGAGgcctatacagcagtgtttcccaagcacggCCCTCTAGtacccccccaacaggtcatgttttaggATTTCCTCAGTATTTCACAGGGGATAAAattatggtcagtgcatcagACATCACCACAgtcatatcacctgtgaaagactaaggaaatcctgaaaacatgacctgttgggggtgcttgaggaccgcgcttggaaacactgctctaccgtTTTAAAATAGAGTCAGCTATCTTCACAGCCGGCTTATAACTAATGGTATTCACTATGAAAAAAATATTCTGGAGCCTCATTTCTTTTAGCTCTATGTTGTGGCATTCTCACATAGTTAGTACAGGTGGAAAAAgaaacatgtccatcaagttcaacaaagGAGGTGAGAAGAGGGATAAAAGGGAATGGGTGTGGGTGAACGAAGGGAAGTGAATGTGGGTATTCCATATATTTTGTTCTAAGAATTTGCCTgaccctgttttgaagccctttactgtgaccagttccagaggtagactgttccacaaTTCTTATAGTAAAGAAGGCTTGTTGCTTCTTCTACTATTCCTCTTCGAAATGAAAAAATTGACAAGAGGGTGTTACCAGTTGGGGAgggggacacgccccctgacaaGAGAATGGTAATTACCAGTTATCAATTTATTCAAACAGGGGAACAGAATAGAGTTTAAGGAATTATGCTCCAGTATTGTTATTTTAATACAAATACTGTACAAGTATTAACTGAAACAGATAGGACAGGAtctctttaaggcccctttcacactacagttatCACACGGAAGTGTGATGGCCATCGGGgaaaatagcaggagaaaaaaatacagcttgcaccgtctttttcttcTGCTACTGCTATAtaatttgatgacaggtactctaacttTGCTACTCTCTTCCCATCTCCAATGTAcaaagccattaaaggggttattcaacaAAAAACGTTTATCTATAAATGTGCCCAGGCTGTGTGggaacataaaaaaaactatactatACTTACCTCCCTCGCAGCCTCCAGTAATGGTGCCCAGTCTCCACACTATTTCACTTCCCAGAGCTACAGAAGGTACATCACATCGACGCctctgccagtgattggctgtgcagAAATGTGATGAATTGTCTGCAGCTCTAGGACGCAAGGTTAAGCAGAGATCGGGAGCTGATACCATAGGCTGCAAGGGAGGTAAATATcgttttttttatgttatcacACAGCCTGGACACATTTAtagataaaaaaggttttgctggATACCCCCTTAAGTAAAATCAGCACTTTGTACCCGGGATCCTTTCTTCATTTGTTCTATTTACATATGTCCATTTTGACAGTCACTGGTTCCCCTAATTGTAAAGTGCTGGGGAATATGCTAGCACCATATAGCTGTTGTAGTAGTGGTTGTAGTGCATcattatgtgtatggccagctttactaCAATAAACACAGCATACAGTAAGTAGTTTACAATTTCTTctagataactaaaagcatcattTGTATCAAATAGCAGCAATTGGAATTGGAAAGGCATTTTGCCTCCTATCAGTTTTTTAACTTTAATTGTGGATTTGCTATAGTCATAATGCCCAGGACTGAAGACACTAGGCCACAAAGTCCAATAAATCCAGGATTGGTTTTGAAAAATCCTAAGTGATCAAGAGGACTGAAAAgatcacacacattttttattgtGTCTAATAAGACTGGAGGGTGGTTCTTTAAACTTAAGCAAAATATAAATAAGAAGTTCTTAAGGCCTTTAAACCAAGTACTACTTGAATTTAGAGTAGGGCCATTTTCCCCATTAGCCCCTTTCCCCTTGCAGTTCCTCTCTTTCTCCATGCAGTACACTATTACATATAAATCCCTGGCAAGATGTAAGAGGAGAGAGTAGAAATAACATTGGCTAGCTCGATGTCGCCACTTCTCCTTGTCAATATTCGAAACTAGATCCACACTTCTCACCCACAGGATGGTGTCACAAGTGAAGTAAAGAACGCGGTTTAGGTTGGCAGCAGTCAGACAATAGCACAGAATGGGATCTGACAGCTGGATGGAGGCTCTGGAAGCTTCTATGGCATGCGCCATATTACCCAGTCGGAACACTGAAAGACAATATATAGTTAATCATTCATCAGTCAGATCACCACTGTGACAAGTGTCATCCATATTATCACAGCACATTCCAGTCTAGATGGCTTAGAGATGATCCCCTGATAAACTTATAAAGTTCATATCTTATATAGAAAAGCACAAGCACTGTCAGAGGATCCTTCGGTCTGAGATTCGAAAGTGGTCAAGGTCCATGATCAGAGACACACAACACAGGGGAGGACATTTACTAAGTCATGTATGCCTGTAAACATAGGGCAAATGGCCAATATAGACAAAGAATCTGTTTTCCATGCATTTATTGTGCAACTTTTCACCGATGCACATGCCATTTGCACTGTGTGCACCAGAGGGTGTGTTTAGTGGCCAAAGTGGGTGTAGTTTAACAAGTGATCTTTCGACGTCGGATTTATTATCTGAAACTTTAGCACATAATTGCCCAATTTGCACAAAACTGCACAGATCCCACGCCACCCCTGACCACCCGTACCTAACGTATGTTTCATTTAAAGTAAACAACCCAGTTTCCAAAACCTGAAACTTTTGGTTAAAATTGCAACTTTATCCACCCTTGACTGTTGCATATGCCTGCGACTTTAGGTTTTATTTGAGACTTTACCATTCATTTTCCATAGCTCTCTCCTAGGAAAGTGTAGCATGCAAGCTAGATGCATAGTTTTCTG is drawn from Hyla sarda isolate aHylSar1 chromosome 4, aHylSar1.hap1, whole genome shotgun sequence and contains these coding sequences:
- the PEX11A gene encoding peroxisomal membrane protein 11A, whose translation is MDSFVKFTNQSQGRDRLFRATQYACMLLSYVLENKAGREKVVMKLRRVESNMSSGRKLFRLGNMAHAIEASRASIQLSDPILCYCLTAANLNRVLYFTCDTILWVRSVDLVSNIDKEKWRHRASQCYFYSLLLHLARDLYVIVYCMEKERNCKGKGANGENGPTLNSSSTWFKGLKNFLFIFCLSLKNHPPVLLDTIKNVCDLFSPLDHLGFFKTNPGFIGLCGLVSSVLGIMTIANPQLKLKN